The following proteins come from a genomic window of Elusimicrobiota bacterium:
- a CDS encoding class A beta-lactamase-related serine hydrolase produces MVIRKREIFFQTAIFIALFSASVTKYAYIQRKIVYNDLNKEVMENVYSFPGEVGLYIKDLKTGAVITYNEDKKFASASLVKLPIMVATYQAVEDGNITLKEQLILTRSLKAAGSGTLKSCRRGSKFCIYDLIYHMITESDNTATNMISNKLGYGYINWVFKNKLNLQVTRMDRGIMDLKMRRYGVENYTTAREMGDILEKMYNKQLVSEKASEEMLTILQQQKHKDRIRRFLPKDLNVANKTGLLRDICHDAGIVFTDKGDFIVCVLTSDFGSYKLAKNLIGEVAYKTYRCY; encoded by the coding sequence ATGGTTATCAGAAAGAGAGAAATTTTTTTTCAAACTGCGATTTTTATAGCGTTGTTCAGCGCGTCCGTCACTAAATACGCTTATATTCAAAGGAAAATAGTTTACAATGACCTCAATAAAGAGGTTATGGAAAATGTTTACTCTTTTCCCGGGGAAGTAGGCCTCTATATCAAGGATTTGAAAACCGGTGCCGTCATTACCTACAACGAGGACAAGAAATTTGCCAGCGCCAGCCTGGTAAAATTGCCTATAATGGTGGCTACATATCAGGCAGTTGAGGATGGCAATATTACTCTAAAGGAGCAGTTAATCCTTACCCGCAGTTTAAAGGCGGCGGGCTCGGGCACTTTAAAAAGCTGCCGGAGGGGAAGCAAATTTTGTATTTATGATCTTATTTATCATATGATAACCGAAAGCGACAACACAGCAACCAATATGATTTCAAATAAATTGGGCTATGGATATATAAATTGGGTTTTTAAGAATAAACTTAACCTGCAAGTTACCCGCATGGACCGCGGGATAATGGACTTGAAAATGCGCAGGTACGGCGTTGAAAATTACACGACTGCCAGAGAAATGGGCGATATTCTTGAAAAAATGTATAATAAACAACTCGTTTCTGAAAAAGCTTCCGAAGAAATGCTTACCATCCTGCAGCAACAGAAACACAAAGACCGAATACGCAGGTTTTTACCTAAGGATCTGAATGTTGCTAATAAAACCGGGCTTTTAAGAGACATCTGCCATGATGCGGGAATAGTGTTTACGGATAAAGGCGATTTTATTGTCTGCGTTTTAACCAGCGATTTTGGTTCTTACAAATTAGCAAAAAATCTTATAGGCGAAGTGGCCTATAAAACATACAGGTGTTATTGA
- a CDS encoding NUDIX domain-containing protein yields the protein MMIRVENLQKEIVWTFPKGHIEKKETAQEAALREVVEETGYNCEILKNIDSVQYWFKDKEKLIKKTVKWFLMKPLEKIKEPDSEILEIRWQEFREAEKNLNYKNDKELLKKAINQNV from the coding sequence TTGATGATCAGAGTTGAAAATCTCCAAAAAGAAATAGTCTGGACTTTTCCCAAAGGGCATATAGAGAAAAAAGAGACCGCGCAGGAAGCCGCGCTGAGGGAAGTAGTAGAAGAAACAGGATATAACTGCGAAATATTAAAAAATATTGATTCGGTGCAATATTGGTTTAAAGATAAAGAAAAATTGATTAAGAAAACAGTAAAATGGTTTTTGATGAAGCCGCTGGAAAAAATCAAGGAACCTGATTCAGAAATATTGGAAATACGCTGGCAGGAGTTCAGGGAAGCGGAAAAAAACTTAAACTATAAAAACGATAAAGAACTTTTAAAGAAAGCGATAAATCAAAATGTATAA